Proteins found in one Epinephelus moara isolate mb unplaced genomic scaffold, YSFRI_EMoa_1.0 scaffold638, whole genome shotgun sequence genomic segment:
- the fhod1 gene encoding FH1/FH2 domain-containing protein 1 isoform X2: MLFVDGMNGVINHNETVQWLYTLTGSLSRLVVKTSLKLLIVFVEYSESNSPRLISAVNTVDGKRGVKPWSYLMEVLEERNGSDTELLMFAMTLINKTLAALPDQDSFYDVTDSLEQLGMETIIHKHINNKGTEPDLRAQFTVYETALRYEDGEMDDSSCNLRKERRKTTTTDQEGRKSRRSSSQNLPDLLTSSAGSSPSASPTPPAFVSPSTANAPLSPAISSASSPSPTAGSRASSPLISDPGSPASSPSGSQRGSPLPPHTAPNGTMTAEQESSKSPPPASRSFLSHHMSALGLSRKSRLFSKASSISEEPSAACSSPSSDVFSQQDKSSQSNQEQLVNKTESKTSFKDTFLRSLAATQWEKKRRSKHLSQSRLSSSDDVITPSVQPTEEGSSVPSEELSRQVSTSSSSDTNGHSDSQNESAPSMQRQCSTLSNDRKFLLDMLYSKTSSSAPLSPPAAAAADTTEEEGNFLPGGDQSGRGRVLERLTSFSSRSAEPSSPSESSASRRAELEGLEGSAQAALARLAEEKQNRHLRQQCSIDVESHARRLETIQMTPLGPGGPADAWDQLQPSAAALRIKDLDFSDLMDEEDIDVLDIDTFDSSSSSSCFSGIPPPPPPPPGLGAPPPPPPPPPPPPPGGLAPPPPPPPPPGAPPPSSSSASTQKKKKKTVKLFWKELKQADGPHKCRFGRGTVWASLDKVAVDTSRLEHLFESKAKELPVAKKGPETKKSEILVLDPKRSNAINIGMTVLPAVHVIKTAILNFDEFAISKEGIEKILTMTPTDEEKQRIQEAQLANPDLPLGTAEQFLFSLASISALTPRLQLWAFKLNYEALEKEIAEPLFDLKLGMEQLASNQTFRRILATLLAIGNFLNSSNAKGFELGYLEKVVEVKDTVHRQSLLHHTCSLVVENYPESSDVYSEIPAITRSAKVDFELLSENLVQLERRCKASWDNLKVVAKHETKAVLKNKLTDFLKDCTQRIIILKVVHRRVINRFHSFLLFLGQPSSSVRDIRVTSFCRIISEFSLEYRTTRERVLSLKRKRAAHRERTKTRGKMITETEKFSGAVPHEDSPSPVSMAAEAEPGQEEEHENMKNLLISSSSSSLTVDQRGLRRSRAVRSFGRVSPSHMSVAKDDGTSSQDDATDEIMDRLVKSVTQNPSDRPSSPKTRKRSRLNRKSLRRTLKSGLSVDVVQALGLNNKSADRV; encoded by the exons ATGCTGTTTGTGGACGGTATGAACGGAGTGATAAACCACAATGAGACGGTGCAGTGGCTCTACACGCTAACAGGAAGTCTG TCCCGTCTGGTGGTGAAGACGTCTCTGAAGCTGCTCATCGTGTTTGTGGAATATTCAGAGTCCAACAGTCCTCGACTCATCAGCGCCGTCAACACGGTGGACGGAAAgagag gtgtgAAGCCGTGGAGTTACCTGATGGAGGTCCTGGAGGAGAGAAACGGCTccgacacagagctgctgatgtTCGCCATGACGCTCATCAACAAG actctGGCGGCTCTTCCTGACCAGGACTCGTTCTACGATGTGACGGACAGTCTGGAGCAGCTGGGGATGGAGACCATCATCCACAAACACATCAACAACAAGGGGACGGAGCCTgacctgcgagctcagttcacCGTCTATgag acaGCTCTGAGGTACGAGGATGGCGAGATGGACGACTCGTCCTGTAACCTGCGTAAAGAGCGAAGGAAGACGACCACCACCGATCAGGAGGGAAGAAAGAGCCGCCGCTCCTCCAGTCAGAACCTCCCTGACCTCCTGACCTCCTCCGCAGGCTCCTCCCCCTCCGCCTcccccacccctcctgcctTCGTCTCCCCCTCCACCGCCAACGCCCCCCTGTCCCCCGCCatctcctccgcctcctcccccAGCCCCACGGCGGGCAGCAGGGCGTCGTCCCCGCTGATCTCTGACCCCGGCAGCCCCGCCTCCAGTCCATCAGGGTCCCAGAGAGGGTCGCCGCTGCCCCCCCACACCGCCCCCAACGGTACCATGACCGCAGAGCAGGAGAGCAGCAAGTCACCGCCCCCCGC GAGTCGCTCTTTCCTCAGCCACCACATGTCAGCTCTGGGTCTGAGCAGGAAGTCCAGACTCTTCTCCAAAGCCAGCTCCATCTCTGAGGAGCCTTCAGCCGCCTGCAG ctcGCCCTCCTCAGACGTCTTCTCTCAGCAGGACAAGTCGTCTCAGTCGAACCAGGAGCAGCTCGTCAACAAGACGGAGTCTAAAACCAGTTTCAA AGACACCTTCCTGCGCAGCCTGGCCGCCACGCAGtgggagaagaagagaagaagtaAACACCTCAGCCAGTCCAGGCTGTCCtcgtctgatgatgtcataaccCCGAGCGTGCAGCCCACAGAGGAGGGCAGCAGTGTCCCGTCTGAGGAGCTGTCGCGTCAGG tcTCGACGTCCAGCAGTTCGGACACAAACGGACATTCAGACTCCCAGAATGAATCAG cgCCGTCGATGCAGCGTCAGTGCAGCACTCTGTCCAACGACAGGAAGTTCCTGCTAGATATGCTCTACTCCAAGACCTCCAGCTCAGCACCTCTGAGCCCACctgctgccgccgctgctgacaccacagaggaagaagggaACTTCCTGCCTG GTGGAGATCAGAGCGGTCGGGGTCGTGTGTTGGAGCGTCTGACCAGCTTCAGCTCGCGCTCAGCCGAGCCGTCCAGCCCGAGTGAGAGCAGCGCCTCCCGCAGGGCGGAGCTGGAGGGGCTGGAAGGCTCCGCCCAGGCAGCGCTGGCCCGTctggctgaagaaaaacag AACCGTCACCTCCGTCAGCAGTGCAGCATCGATGTGGAGAGCCACGCTCGCCGCCTGGAGACCATCCAGATGACTCCGCTGGGCCCCGGGGGCCCCGCAGACGCCTGGGACCAGCTGCAGCCGAGCGCCGCCGCCCTGCGCATCAAAGACCTGGACTTCTCCGACCTGATGGACGAGGAGGACATCGATGTGTTGGACATAGACACCTTtgactcctcctcttcctcctcctgcttctctggcatccctccccctcctcctcctcccccggGCCTGGgtgctcctcctccacctcctcctccccctcctcctccaccaccaggtGGTCTcgccccacccccacctcctccccctcctccaggTGCTCCTCCTCCCTCGTCCTCGTCGGCGTCcactcagaagaagaagaagaagacggtGAAGTTGTTCTGGAAGGAGCTGAAGCAGGCCGACGGGCCGCACAAGTGTCGCTTTGGTCGGGGGACGGTGTGGGCGTCGCTGGATAAGGTGGCGGTGGACACCTCGCGACTTGAACACCTGTTTGAGTCTAAAGCCAAGGAGCTGCCCGTCGCCAAG aaAGGACCTGAGACCAAGAAGTCTGAGATTCTGGTTCTGGACCCGAAGAGGAGCAACGCCATCAACATCGGGATGACCGTCCTGCCGGCCGTCCACGTCATCAAGACCGCCATCCTCAACTTCGACGAGTTCGCCATCAGCAAGGAGGGGATAGAG AAGATCCTGACCATGACGCCCACAGACGAGGAGAAGCAGAGGATCCAGGAGGCTCAGCTGGCCAATCCTGACCTTCCTCTGGGCACAGCGGAGCAGTTCCTGTTCAGCCTGGCCTCCATCAGTGCCCTGACCCCCCGCCTGCAGCTCTGGGCCTTCAAACTCAACTACGAGGCTCTGGagaag GAGATCGCAGAGCCGCTGTTTGACCTGAAGCTGGGCATGGAGCAGCTGGCGTCCAATCAGACCTTCAGGAGAATCCTCGCCACGCTGCTCGCCATCGGAAACTTCCTCAACAGCTCCAAC GCGAAAGGCTTTGAGCTGGGTTACCTGGAGAAGGTGGTGGAGGTGAAGGACACGGTGCACCGTCAGTCTCTGCTGCATCACACCTGCAGCCTGGTGGTGGAAAATTACCCAGAATCCTCTGACGTCTACAGTGAGATCCCCGCCATCACCCGCTCCGCCAAA GTGGACTTTGAGCTGCTGTCTGAGAACCTGGTGCAGCTGGAGAGACGCTGCAAAGCATCATGGGACAACTTGAAGGTGGTGGCCAAACACGAGACAAAGGCCGTGCTGAAGAACAAGTTGACCGACTTCCTGAAGGACTGCACACAGAGGATCATCATCCTGAAGGTCGTCCACAGGAGGGTCATTaacag gttcCACTCCTTCCTGCTGTTCCTGGGTCAGCCGTCGTCCTCAGTGCGTGACATCAGAGTGACCAGTTTCTGTCGGATCATCAGTGAGTTCTCTCTGGAGTATCGGACCACCAGGGAGCGCGTCCTCAGCCTCAAACGCAAACGAGCCGCTCACAGAGAGAGAACCAAGACCAGAGGGAAGATGATCACAGAG ACTGAGAAGTTTTCGGGGGCGGTGCCTCACGAGGACAGCCCCTCCCCGGTCTCCATGGCAGCGGAGGCGGAGCCAGGTCAGGAGGAGGAGCATGAGAACATGAAGAACCTTctgatcagcagcagcagcagcagcctgactGTAGACCAGAGAGGCCTGAGACGCTCCCGAGCCGTCCGCA GTTTCGGCAGGGTGAGTCCGTCTCACATGTCTGTAGCCAAAGACGACGGGACGAGCTCCCAGGACGATGCCACAGACGAGATCATGGACCGACTGGTGAAGTCCGTCACCCAGAATCCCTCAGACAGACCGTCCAGCCCCAAGACCCGCAAACGCTCCAGACTCAACAGGAAGTCAT TGAGGAGGACTCTGAAGAGCGGTCTCAGTGTGGACGTGGTTCAGGCTCTGGGGCTCAACAACAAGTCAGCGGACAGAGTCTGA
- the fhod1 gene encoding FH1/FH2 domain-containing protein 1 isoform X3 yields the protein MLFVDGMNGVINHNETVQWLYTLTGSLSRLVVKTSLKLLIVFVEYSESNSPRLISAVNTVDGKRGVKPWSYLMEVLEERNGSDTELLMFAMTLINKTLAALPDQDSFYDVTDSLEQLGMETIIHKHINNKGTEPDLRAQFTVYETALRYEDGEMDDSSCNLRKERRKTTTTDQEGRKSRRSSSQNLPDLLTSSAGSSPSASPTPPAFVSPSTANAPLSPAISSASSPSPTAGSRASSPLISDPGSPASSPSGSQRGSPLPPHTAPNGTMTAEQESSKSPPPASPSSDVFSQQDKSSQSNQEQLVNKTESKTSFNFGEAALLFCSEDCNVNPDRPVLRRFEDTFLRSLAATQWEKKRRSKHLSQSRLSSSDDVITPSVQPTEEGSSVPSEELSRQVSTSSSSDTNGHSDSQNESAPSMQRQCSTLSNDRKFLLDMLYSKTSSSAPLSPPAAAAADTTEEEGNFLPGGDQSGRGRVLERLTSFSSRSAEPSSPSESSASRRAELEGLEGSAQAALARLAEEKQNRHLRQQCSIDVESHARRLETIQMTPLGPGGPADAWDQLQPSAAALRIKDLDFSDLMDEEDIDVLDIDTFDSSSSSSCFSGIPPPPPPPPGLGAPPPPPPPPPPPPPGGLAPPPPPPPPPGAPPPSSSSASTQKKKKKTVKLFWKELKQADGPHKCRFGRGTVWASLDKVAVDTSRLEHLFESKAKELPVAKKGPETKKSEILVLDPKRSNAINIGMTVLPAVHVIKTAILNFDEFAISKEGIEKILTMTPTDEEKQRIQEAQLANPDLPLGTAEQFLFSLASISALTPRLQLWAFKLNYEALEKEIAEPLFDLKLGMEQLASNQTFRRILATLLAIGNFLNSSNAKGFELGYLEKVVEVKDTVHRQSLLHHTCSLVVENYPESSDVYSEIPAITRSAKVDFELLSENLVQLERRCKASWDNLKVVAKHETKAVLKNKLTDFLKDCTQRIIILKVVHRRVINRFHSFLLFLGQPSSSVRDIRVTSFCRIISEFSLEYRTTRERVLSLKRKRAAHRERTKTRGKMITETEKFSGAVPHEDSPSPVSMAAEAEPGQEEEHENMKNLLISSSSSSLTVDQRGLRRSRAVRSFGRVSPSHMSVAKDDGTSSQDDATDEIMDRLVKSVTQNPSDRPSSPKTRKRSRLNRKSLRRTLKSGLSVDVVQALGLNNKSADRV from the exons ATGCTGTTTGTGGACGGTATGAACGGAGTGATAAACCACAATGAGACGGTGCAGTGGCTCTACACGCTAACAGGAAGTCTG TCCCGTCTGGTGGTGAAGACGTCTCTGAAGCTGCTCATCGTGTTTGTGGAATATTCAGAGTCCAACAGTCCTCGACTCATCAGCGCCGTCAACACGGTGGACGGAAAgagag gtgtgAAGCCGTGGAGTTACCTGATGGAGGTCCTGGAGGAGAGAAACGGCTccgacacagagctgctgatgtTCGCCATGACGCTCATCAACAAG actctGGCGGCTCTTCCTGACCAGGACTCGTTCTACGATGTGACGGACAGTCTGGAGCAGCTGGGGATGGAGACCATCATCCACAAACACATCAACAACAAGGGGACGGAGCCTgacctgcgagctcagttcacCGTCTATgag acaGCTCTGAGGTACGAGGATGGCGAGATGGACGACTCGTCCTGTAACCTGCGTAAAGAGCGAAGGAAGACGACCACCACCGATCAGGAGGGAAGAAAGAGCCGCCGCTCCTCCAGTCAGAACCTCCCTGACCTCCTGACCTCCTCCGCAGGCTCCTCCCCCTCCGCCTcccccacccctcctgcctTCGTCTCCCCCTCCACCGCCAACGCCCCCCTGTCCCCCGCCatctcctccgcctcctcccccAGCCCCACGGCGGGCAGCAGGGCGTCGTCCCCGCTGATCTCTGACCCCGGCAGCCCCGCCTCCAGTCCATCAGGGTCCCAGAGAGGGTCGCCGCTGCCCCCCCACACCGCCCCCAACGGTACCATGACCGCAGAGCAGGAGAGCAGCAAGTCACCGCCCCCCGC ctcGCCCTCCTCAGACGTCTTCTCTCAGCAGGACAAGTCGTCTCAGTCGAACCAGGAGCAGCTCGTCAACAAGACGGAGTCTAAAACCAGTTTCAA CTTTGGGGAGGCTGCCCTGCTCTTCTG ctcaGAGGACTGTAATGTAAATCCTGACAGGCCGGTTCTGAGGAGGTTTGA AGACACCTTCCTGCGCAGCCTGGCCGCCACGCAGtgggagaagaagagaagaagtaAACACCTCAGCCAGTCCAGGCTGTCCtcgtctgatgatgtcataaccCCGAGCGTGCAGCCCACAGAGGAGGGCAGCAGTGTCCCGTCTGAGGAGCTGTCGCGTCAGG tcTCGACGTCCAGCAGTTCGGACACAAACGGACATTCAGACTCCCAGAATGAATCAG cgCCGTCGATGCAGCGTCAGTGCAGCACTCTGTCCAACGACAGGAAGTTCCTGCTAGATATGCTCTACTCCAAGACCTCCAGCTCAGCACCTCTGAGCCCACctgctgccgccgctgctgacaccacagaggaagaagggaACTTCCTGCCTG GTGGAGATCAGAGCGGTCGGGGTCGTGTGTTGGAGCGTCTGACCAGCTTCAGCTCGCGCTCAGCCGAGCCGTCCAGCCCGAGTGAGAGCAGCGCCTCCCGCAGGGCGGAGCTGGAGGGGCTGGAAGGCTCCGCCCAGGCAGCGCTGGCCCGTctggctgaagaaaaacag AACCGTCACCTCCGTCAGCAGTGCAGCATCGATGTGGAGAGCCACGCTCGCCGCCTGGAGACCATCCAGATGACTCCGCTGGGCCCCGGGGGCCCCGCAGACGCCTGGGACCAGCTGCAGCCGAGCGCCGCCGCCCTGCGCATCAAAGACCTGGACTTCTCCGACCTGATGGACGAGGAGGACATCGATGTGTTGGACATAGACACCTTtgactcctcctcttcctcctcctgcttctctggcatccctccccctcctcctcctcccccggGCCTGGgtgctcctcctccacctcctcctccccctcctcctccaccaccaggtGGTCTcgccccacccccacctcctccccctcctccaggTGCTCCTCCTCCCTCGTCCTCGTCGGCGTCcactcagaagaagaagaagaagacggtGAAGTTGTTCTGGAAGGAGCTGAAGCAGGCCGACGGGCCGCACAAGTGTCGCTTTGGTCGGGGGACGGTGTGGGCGTCGCTGGATAAGGTGGCGGTGGACACCTCGCGACTTGAACACCTGTTTGAGTCTAAAGCCAAGGAGCTGCCCGTCGCCAAG aaAGGACCTGAGACCAAGAAGTCTGAGATTCTGGTTCTGGACCCGAAGAGGAGCAACGCCATCAACATCGGGATGACCGTCCTGCCGGCCGTCCACGTCATCAAGACCGCCATCCTCAACTTCGACGAGTTCGCCATCAGCAAGGAGGGGATAGAG AAGATCCTGACCATGACGCCCACAGACGAGGAGAAGCAGAGGATCCAGGAGGCTCAGCTGGCCAATCCTGACCTTCCTCTGGGCACAGCGGAGCAGTTCCTGTTCAGCCTGGCCTCCATCAGTGCCCTGACCCCCCGCCTGCAGCTCTGGGCCTTCAAACTCAACTACGAGGCTCTGGagaag GAGATCGCAGAGCCGCTGTTTGACCTGAAGCTGGGCATGGAGCAGCTGGCGTCCAATCAGACCTTCAGGAGAATCCTCGCCACGCTGCTCGCCATCGGAAACTTCCTCAACAGCTCCAAC GCGAAAGGCTTTGAGCTGGGTTACCTGGAGAAGGTGGTGGAGGTGAAGGACACGGTGCACCGTCAGTCTCTGCTGCATCACACCTGCAGCCTGGTGGTGGAAAATTACCCAGAATCCTCTGACGTCTACAGTGAGATCCCCGCCATCACCCGCTCCGCCAAA GTGGACTTTGAGCTGCTGTCTGAGAACCTGGTGCAGCTGGAGAGACGCTGCAAAGCATCATGGGACAACTTGAAGGTGGTGGCCAAACACGAGACAAAGGCCGTGCTGAAGAACAAGTTGACCGACTTCCTGAAGGACTGCACACAGAGGATCATCATCCTGAAGGTCGTCCACAGGAGGGTCATTaacag gttcCACTCCTTCCTGCTGTTCCTGGGTCAGCCGTCGTCCTCAGTGCGTGACATCAGAGTGACCAGTTTCTGTCGGATCATCAGTGAGTTCTCTCTGGAGTATCGGACCACCAGGGAGCGCGTCCTCAGCCTCAAACGCAAACGAGCCGCTCACAGAGAGAGAACCAAGACCAGAGGGAAGATGATCACAGAG ACTGAGAAGTTTTCGGGGGCGGTGCCTCACGAGGACAGCCCCTCCCCGGTCTCCATGGCAGCGGAGGCGGAGCCAGGTCAGGAGGAGGAGCATGAGAACATGAAGAACCTTctgatcagcagcagcagcagcagcctgactGTAGACCAGAGAGGCCTGAGACGCTCCCGAGCCGTCCGCA GTTTCGGCAGGGTGAGTCCGTCTCACATGTCTGTAGCCAAAGACGACGGGACGAGCTCCCAGGACGATGCCACAGACGAGATCATGGACCGACTGGTGAAGTCCGTCACCCAGAATCCCTCAGACAGACCGTCCAGCCCCAAGACCCGCAAACGCTCCAGACTCAACAGGAAGTCAT TGAGGAGGACTCTGAAGAGCGGTCTCAGTGTGGACGTGGTTCAGGCTCTGGGGCTCAACAACAAGTCAGCGGACAGAGTCTGA
- the fhod1 gene encoding FH1/FH2 domain-containing protein 1 isoform X1 has product MLFVDGMNGVINHNETVQWLYTLTGSLSRLVVKTSLKLLIVFVEYSESNSPRLISAVNTVDGKRGVKPWSYLMEVLEERNGSDTELLMFAMTLINKTLAALPDQDSFYDVTDSLEQLGMETIIHKHINNKGTEPDLRAQFTVYETALRYEDGEMDDSSCNLRKERRKTTTTDQEGRKSRRSSSQNLPDLLTSSAGSSPSASPTPPAFVSPSTANAPLSPAISSASSPSPTAGSRASSPLISDPGSPASSPSGSQRGSPLPPHTAPNGTMTAEQESSKSPPPASRSFLSHHMSALGLSRKSRLFSKASSISEEPSAACSSPSSDVFSQQDKSSQSNQEQLVNKTESKTSFNSEDCNVNPDRPVLRRFEDTFLRSLAATQWEKKRRSKHLSQSRLSSSDDVITPSVQPTEEGSSVPSEELSRQVSTSSSSDTNGHSDSQNESAPSMQRQCSTLSNDRKFLLDMLYSKTSSSAPLSPPAAAAADTTEEEGNFLPGGDQSGRGRVLERLTSFSSRSAEPSSPSESSASRRAELEGLEGSAQAALARLAEEKQNRHLRQQCSIDVESHARRLETIQMTPLGPGGPADAWDQLQPSAAALRIKDLDFSDLMDEEDIDVLDIDTFDSSSSSSCFSGIPPPPPPPPGLGAPPPPPPPPPPPPPGGLAPPPPPPPPPGAPPPSSSSASTQKKKKKTVKLFWKELKQADGPHKCRFGRGTVWASLDKVAVDTSRLEHLFESKAKELPVAKKGPETKKSEILVLDPKRSNAINIGMTVLPAVHVIKTAILNFDEFAISKEGIEKILTMTPTDEEKQRIQEAQLANPDLPLGTAEQFLFSLASISALTPRLQLWAFKLNYEALEKEIAEPLFDLKLGMEQLASNQTFRRILATLLAIGNFLNSSNAKGFELGYLEKVVEVKDTVHRQSLLHHTCSLVVENYPESSDVYSEIPAITRSAKVDFELLSENLVQLERRCKASWDNLKVVAKHETKAVLKNKLTDFLKDCTQRIIILKVVHRRVINRFHSFLLFLGQPSSSVRDIRVTSFCRIISEFSLEYRTTRERVLSLKRKRAAHRERTKTRGKMITETEKFSGAVPHEDSPSPVSMAAEAEPGQEEEHENMKNLLISSSSSSLTVDQRGLRRSRAVRSFGRVSPSHMSVAKDDGTSSQDDATDEIMDRLVKSVTQNPSDRPSSPKTRKRSRLNRKSLRRTLKSGLSVDVVQALGLNNKSADRV; this is encoded by the exons ATGCTGTTTGTGGACGGTATGAACGGAGTGATAAACCACAATGAGACGGTGCAGTGGCTCTACACGCTAACAGGAAGTCTG TCCCGTCTGGTGGTGAAGACGTCTCTGAAGCTGCTCATCGTGTTTGTGGAATATTCAGAGTCCAACAGTCCTCGACTCATCAGCGCCGTCAACACGGTGGACGGAAAgagag gtgtgAAGCCGTGGAGTTACCTGATGGAGGTCCTGGAGGAGAGAAACGGCTccgacacagagctgctgatgtTCGCCATGACGCTCATCAACAAG actctGGCGGCTCTTCCTGACCAGGACTCGTTCTACGATGTGACGGACAGTCTGGAGCAGCTGGGGATGGAGACCATCATCCACAAACACATCAACAACAAGGGGACGGAGCCTgacctgcgagctcagttcacCGTCTATgag acaGCTCTGAGGTACGAGGATGGCGAGATGGACGACTCGTCCTGTAACCTGCGTAAAGAGCGAAGGAAGACGACCACCACCGATCAGGAGGGAAGAAAGAGCCGCCGCTCCTCCAGTCAGAACCTCCCTGACCTCCTGACCTCCTCCGCAGGCTCCTCCCCCTCCGCCTcccccacccctcctgcctTCGTCTCCCCCTCCACCGCCAACGCCCCCCTGTCCCCCGCCatctcctccgcctcctcccccAGCCCCACGGCGGGCAGCAGGGCGTCGTCCCCGCTGATCTCTGACCCCGGCAGCCCCGCCTCCAGTCCATCAGGGTCCCAGAGAGGGTCGCCGCTGCCCCCCCACACCGCCCCCAACGGTACCATGACCGCAGAGCAGGAGAGCAGCAAGTCACCGCCCCCCGC GAGTCGCTCTTTCCTCAGCCACCACATGTCAGCTCTGGGTCTGAGCAGGAAGTCCAGACTCTTCTCCAAAGCCAGCTCCATCTCTGAGGAGCCTTCAGCCGCCTGCAG ctcGCCCTCCTCAGACGTCTTCTCTCAGCAGGACAAGTCGTCTCAGTCGAACCAGGAGCAGCTCGTCAACAAGACGGAGTCTAAAACCAGTTTCAA ctcaGAGGACTGTAATGTAAATCCTGACAGGCCGGTTCTGAGGAGGTTTGA AGACACCTTCCTGCGCAGCCTGGCCGCCACGCAGtgggagaagaagagaagaagtaAACACCTCAGCCAGTCCAGGCTGTCCtcgtctgatgatgtcataaccCCGAGCGTGCAGCCCACAGAGGAGGGCAGCAGTGTCCCGTCTGAGGAGCTGTCGCGTCAGG tcTCGACGTCCAGCAGTTCGGACACAAACGGACATTCAGACTCCCAGAATGAATCAG cgCCGTCGATGCAGCGTCAGTGCAGCACTCTGTCCAACGACAGGAAGTTCCTGCTAGATATGCTCTACTCCAAGACCTCCAGCTCAGCACCTCTGAGCCCACctgctgccgccgctgctgacaccacagaggaagaagggaACTTCCTGCCTG GTGGAGATCAGAGCGGTCGGGGTCGTGTGTTGGAGCGTCTGACCAGCTTCAGCTCGCGCTCAGCCGAGCCGTCCAGCCCGAGTGAGAGCAGCGCCTCCCGCAGGGCGGAGCTGGAGGGGCTGGAAGGCTCCGCCCAGGCAGCGCTGGCCCGTctggctgaagaaaaacag AACCGTCACCTCCGTCAGCAGTGCAGCATCGATGTGGAGAGCCACGCTCGCCGCCTGGAGACCATCCAGATGACTCCGCTGGGCCCCGGGGGCCCCGCAGACGCCTGGGACCAGCTGCAGCCGAGCGCCGCCGCCCTGCGCATCAAAGACCTGGACTTCTCCGACCTGATGGACGAGGAGGACATCGATGTGTTGGACATAGACACCTTtgactcctcctcttcctcctcctgcttctctggcatccctccccctcctcctcctcccccggGCCTGGgtgctcctcctccacctcctcctccccctcctcctccaccaccaggtGGTCTcgccccacccccacctcctccccctcctccaggTGCTCCTCCTCCCTCGTCCTCGTCGGCGTCcactcagaagaagaagaagaagacggtGAAGTTGTTCTGGAAGGAGCTGAAGCAGGCCGACGGGCCGCACAAGTGTCGCTTTGGTCGGGGGACGGTGTGGGCGTCGCTGGATAAGGTGGCGGTGGACACCTCGCGACTTGAACACCTGTTTGAGTCTAAAGCCAAGGAGCTGCCCGTCGCCAAG aaAGGACCTGAGACCAAGAAGTCTGAGATTCTGGTTCTGGACCCGAAGAGGAGCAACGCCATCAACATCGGGATGACCGTCCTGCCGGCCGTCCACGTCATCAAGACCGCCATCCTCAACTTCGACGAGTTCGCCATCAGCAAGGAGGGGATAGAG AAGATCCTGACCATGACGCCCACAGACGAGGAGAAGCAGAGGATCCAGGAGGCTCAGCTGGCCAATCCTGACCTTCCTCTGGGCACAGCGGAGCAGTTCCTGTTCAGCCTGGCCTCCATCAGTGCCCTGACCCCCCGCCTGCAGCTCTGGGCCTTCAAACTCAACTACGAGGCTCTGGagaag GAGATCGCAGAGCCGCTGTTTGACCTGAAGCTGGGCATGGAGCAGCTGGCGTCCAATCAGACCTTCAGGAGAATCCTCGCCACGCTGCTCGCCATCGGAAACTTCCTCAACAGCTCCAAC GCGAAAGGCTTTGAGCTGGGTTACCTGGAGAAGGTGGTGGAGGTGAAGGACACGGTGCACCGTCAGTCTCTGCTGCATCACACCTGCAGCCTGGTGGTGGAAAATTACCCAGAATCCTCTGACGTCTACAGTGAGATCCCCGCCATCACCCGCTCCGCCAAA GTGGACTTTGAGCTGCTGTCTGAGAACCTGGTGCAGCTGGAGAGACGCTGCAAAGCATCATGGGACAACTTGAAGGTGGTGGCCAAACACGAGACAAAGGCCGTGCTGAAGAACAAGTTGACCGACTTCCTGAAGGACTGCACACAGAGGATCATCATCCTGAAGGTCGTCCACAGGAGGGTCATTaacag gttcCACTCCTTCCTGCTGTTCCTGGGTCAGCCGTCGTCCTCAGTGCGTGACATCAGAGTGACCAGTTTCTGTCGGATCATCAGTGAGTTCTCTCTGGAGTATCGGACCACCAGGGAGCGCGTCCTCAGCCTCAAACGCAAACGAGCCGCTCACAGAGAGAGAACCAAGACCAGAGGGAAGATGATCACAGAG ACTGAGAAGTTTTCGGGGGCGGTGCCTCACGAGGACAGCCCCTCCCCGGTCTCCATGGCAGCGGAGGCGGAGCCAGGTCAGGAGGAGGAGCATGAGAACATGAAGAACCTTctgatcagcagcagcagcagcagcctgactGTAGACCAGAGAGGCCTGAGACGCTCCCGAGCCGTCCGCA GTTTCGGCAGGGTGAGTCCGTCTCACATGTCTGTAGCCAAAGACGACGGGACGAGCTCCCAGGACGATGCCACAGACGAGATCATGGACCGACTGGTGAAGTCCGTCACCCAGAATCCCTCAGACAGACCGTCCAGCCCCAAGACCCGCAAACGCTCCAGACTCAACAGGAAGTCAT TGAGGAGGACTCTGAAGAGCGGTCTCAGTGTGGACGTGGTTCAGGCTCTGGGGCTCAACAACAAGTCAGCGGACAGAGTCTGA